A window of Argopecten irradians isolate NY unplaced genomic scaffold, Ai_NY scaffold_0432, whole genome shotgun sequence contains these coding sequences:
- the LOC138312710 gene encoding LOW QUALITY PROTEIN: L-methionine gamma-lyase-like (The sequence of the model RefSeq protein was modified relative to this genomic sequence to represent the inferred CDS: deleted 1 base in 1 codon), whose protein sequence is MERHSSNGQKVAEFLEKHPKIEWVMYPGLPSHPQHAVAKKQMKMFGGMMSFEVKGGLEGGRTLVEGLHVIMLAVSLGGVESLIEHPGTMTHGPMFDETTEDRRSGGISEGLVRLSVGLEDPDDLIRDLQQALDKVVC, encoded by the exons ATGGAACGCCACAGCTCCAATGGACAGAAGGTAGCTGAATTCTTGGAGAAACACCCAAAG ATTGAGTGGGTCATGTACCCAGGTCTGCCGTCACATCCCCAGCATGCCGTGGCCAAGAAACAGATGAAGATGTTTGGAGGCATGATGTCATTTGAGGTGAAAGGTGGATTAGAGGGAGGCAGAACGTTAGTAGag GGACTCCATGTCATTATGCTGGCTGTATCCTTGGGAGGGGTGGAGAGTCTTATAGAACACCCGGGTACTATGACACATGGTCCCATGTTTGATGAAACGACCGAAGACAGGCGGAGTGGTGGGATATCTGAA GGACTTGTGAGATTAAG TGTCGGATTAGAGGACCCGGATGATCTGATACGAGACTTACAACAAGCATTAGACAAGGTTGTATGTTAG